In Carya illinoinensis cultivar Pawnee chromosome 10, C.illinoinensisPawnee_v1, whole genome shotgun sequence, one DNA window encodes the following:
- the LOC122278116 gene encoding zinc finger protein ZAT11-like, with protein sequence MAMKRMRSEDVGNKDGLDDMMAKCLMMLSHGVGLADTKPITCPPPVHVFECKTCNRQFSSFQALGGHRASHKKPRLMGEEHKDQTKLQSSAGHNKPKMHECSICGQTFSMGQALGGHMKRHRANDGLFSILNLVDHAKVSVLMKRSNSTRVVCSLDLNLTPLENDLKLLFGKMAPKVDLRLMI encoded by the coding sequence ATGGCCATGAAGAGAATGAGATCAGAAGATGTAGGGAATAAAGACGGCTTAGACGACATGATGGCGAAGTGTCTGATGATGCTGTCTCATGGCGTCGGCTTAGCAGACACAAAGCCTATAACATGTCCACCTCCAGTTCATGTCTTCGAATGCAAGACATGCAACCGTCAATTTTCATCATTCCAAGCGCTGGGTGGCCACAGAGCCAGCCACAAGAAGCCAAGATTGATGGGGGAAGAACACAAAGATCAGACCAAGTTGCAGAGTTCTGCAGGGCATAATAAACCCAAGATGCATGAGTGCTCGATATGTGGACAGACGTTCTCCATGGGGCAGGCTTTGGGAGGGCATATGAAGCGGCATAGAGCGAATGACGGGTTATTTTCCATTCTGAATCTTGTAGATCACGCCAAAGTGTCGGTGCTGATGAAGAGATCTAACAGTACGAGGGTTGTCTGCAGCTTGGACTTGAACTTGACACCCTTGGAGAATGATTTGAAGTTATTATTTGGGAAGATGGCTCCTAAAGTCGATCTTCGTTTGATGATTTGA